Proteins encoded within one genomic window of Halocatena marina:
- a CDS encoding class I SAM-dependent methyltransferase, producing the protein MGKKEKIRRGYDELAETYAAKRPGSRREMVILDHFLDSLSEPTRILDAGCGQGTPILRRLCERTTAVGLDFSREQLRLAAETVSPALLVQGDMTMLPFRDDVFEAVTAYRSVIHIPLTDHQTVLDEFARVLSPGGRVLLSESPTEFERTNTDWLDTDVKMTWSMAGAETTRKQLQNAGFRITGEWDAPEMGGEDDPKPPFFAARLDA; encoded by the coding sequence ATGGGAAAGAAAGAGAAGATCCGTCGAGGATACGACGAACTTGCGGAGACATACGCCGCAAAACGCCCTGGGAGTCGTCGTGAAATGGTGATACTCGATCATTTCCTCGATTCACTTTCGGAGCCGACACGCATCCTCGACGCTGGGTGTGGACAAGGAACACCAATTCTTCGTCGATTGTGCGAGAGAACGACTGCGGTTGGCCTCGATTTCTCCCGTGAACAACTTCGGCTCGCCGCTGAAACAGTCTCGCCTGCACTGCTTGTACAGGGTGATATGACGATGCTTCCGTTTCGAGATGATGTTTTCGAAGCCGTGACGGCGTATCGCTCCGTGATTCACATTCCACTCACGGATCATCAAACAGTTCTTGATGAGTTCGCACGTGTTCTTTCTCCCGGCGGACGCGTCCTCCTCTCGGAATCTCCGACGGAGTTCGAACGCACGAACACCGATTGGCTCGATACTGACGTCAAGATGACATGGAGTATGGCTGGAGCAGAGACCACCAGGAAACAGCTACAGAACGCGGGGTTTCGGATTACGGGTGAATGGGATGCCCCGGAGATGGGAGGCGAGGACGATCCCAAACCGCCGTTTTTCGCAGCCCGGCTCGATGCGTGA